The following are from one region of the Segatella oris genome:
- the rpsN gene encoding 30S ribosomal protein S14: MAKESMKAREIKRAKLVARYAEKRAALKKIIATSEDPAEAYEAARKLQAIPKNANPIRLHNRCKITGRPKGYIRQFGLSRIQFREMASAGLIPGVKKASW; the protein is encoded by the coding sequence ATGGCAAAAGAATCAATGAAAGCCCGCGAAATTAAGCGTGCAAAGCTTGTTGCTCGTTACGCTGAAAAGCGCGCAGCTCTGAAAAAGATCATCGCTACTTCTGAGGATCCTGCTGAAGCTTACGAGGCAGCTCGTAAACTCCAGGCCATTCCAAAGAATGCTAACCCTATCCGTCTCCACAACCGTTGCAAGATTACAGGCCGTCCTAAAGGGTATATCCGCCAGTTCGGTCTCTCTCGTATCCAGTTCCGTGAGATGGCATCAGCAGGTTTGATTCCCGGAGTGAAGAAGGCAAGCTGGTAA
- the rplE gene encoding 50S ribosomal protein L5 yields the protein MDTAQLKKVYKETIAPALQKQFNYSSAMQVPVLKKIVINQGLGDATQDKKIVDVAVNEITAITGQKAVATYSKKDIANFKLRKKMPIGVMVTLRGERMYEFLEKLIRVSLPRIRDFKGIATKLDGRGNYTLGITEQIIFPEINIDEIDRIQGMNITFVTSAATDEEGLALLKAFGLPFKNAKND from the coding sequence ATGGATACAGCACAGTTAAAGAAAGTATATAAGGAGACCATTGCTCCTGCACTTCAGAAGCAGTTCAACTATTCTTCGGCAATGCAGGTTCCTGTCTTGAAGAAGATTGTGATTAATCAGGGTCTCGGCGATGCTACACAGGACAAGAAGATTGTTGACGTAGCAGTTAATGAAATCACAGCAATCACTGGTCAGAAGGCTGTTGCAACCTATTCTAAGAAGGATATTGCAAACTTCAAGCTTCGTAAGAAGATGCCAATCGGTGTTATGGTGACATTGCGTGGTGAGCGCATGTATGAGTTCCTTGAGAAGCTCATCCGCGTTTCTCTTCCACGTATCCGTGACTTCAAGGGTATCGCTACCAAGCTCGATGGCCGCGGTAACTACACTTTGGGTATTACCGAGCAGATTATCTTCCCAGAGATTAATATCGATGAGATCGACCGCATCCAGGGTATGAACATCACCTTCGTAACTTCAGCTGCGACTGACGAAGAAGGTCTTGCGCTGCTCAAGGCTTTCGGTCTTCCATTCAAGAACGCTAAAAACGATTAA
- the rplX gene encoding 50S ribosomal protein L24, which produces MSKLHIRKDDKVVVLAGSDKGKTGKVLKVLVSKNRAIVEGVNLVSKSTKPSAKNPQGGIVKQEASIHISNLSLIDPKSGKATRVAIKHEGKNVIRIAKKSGEEIK; this is translated from the coding sequence ATGAGTAAGTTACATATAAGAAAAGACGACAAAGTTGTTGTTCTTGCCGGAAGCGACAAGGGCAAGACTGGTAAAGTGCTCAAGGTGTTGGTTAGCAAGAACCGTGCTATCGTAGAGGGAGTAAACCTCGTTTCAAAGAGCACCAAGCCTTCAGCTAAGAACCCCCAGGGAGGCATCGTAAAGCAGGAGGCTTCTATTCATATTTCAAATCTGAGTCTGATCGATCCCAAGAGTGGTAAAGCCACTCGTGTTGCCATCAAGCATGAAGGCAAGAACGTGATTCGTATCGCTAAAAAGTCAGGGGAGGAAATTAAGTAA
- the rplN gene encoding 50S ribosomal protein L14 — protein MIQAESKLTVCDNSGAREAKCIRVLGGTRRRYASVGDVIVVAVQNVIPSSDLKKGAVSKALIVRTKKEIRRADGSYIRFDDNACVLLNNAGELRGSRIFGPVARELRTVNMKVVSLAPEVL, from the coding sequence ATGATACAGGCAGAATCAAAACTTACAGTATGTGATAACAGCGGCGCACGTGAGGCTAAATGTATCCGTGTTCTTGGTGGTACCCGCCGTCGTTATGCCAGTGTCGGTGACGTTATTGTGGTAGCTGTCCAGAACGTCATCCCATCAAGTGATTTGAAAAAGGGTGCAGTATCAAAGGCTTTGATCGTTCGCACAAAGAAAGAAATCCGTCGTGCCGATGGTTCTTACATCCGTTTCGACGACAACGCTTGTGTGTTGCTCAACAATGCAGGAGAACTTCGTGGAAGCCGTATCTTCGGCCCTGTTGCACGTGAGCTTCGCACTGTGAATATGAAGGTTGTTTCTTTGGCACCAGAGGTTCTTTAA
- the rpsQ gene encoding 30S ribosomal protein S17 codes for MVQMETRNLRKVRQGVVISNKMDKTIVIASKFKEKHPIYGKFVQKTKKYHAHDEKNEANVGDTVQIIETRPLSKTKRWRLVQIVEKAK; via the coding sequence ATGGTCCAGATGGAAACAAGAAATTTAAGAAAAGTAAGACAGGGTGTTGTCATCAGCAACAAAATGGATAAAACCATTGTTATTGCATCTAAGTTCAAAGAGAAGCACCCTATTTATGGTAAGTTTGTTCAGAAGACAAAGAAATACCATGCTCATGACGAGAAGAATGAGGCAAATGTAGGTGATACAGTGCAGATCATAGAAACTCGTCCTCTGTCTAAGACAAAGAGATGGAGATTAGTACAAATTGTTGAAAAAGCTAAGTAA
- the rpmC gene encoding 50S ribosomal protein L29: MKMKELKELDVNALAEKLENAKAQLNQLKLNHSIAPLENPSQIKAARRDIARIETELRQRELNK; this comes from the coding sequence ATGAAGATGAAAGAATTGAAAGAACTCGATGTCAATGCATTGGCAGAGAAGTTGGAGAATGCAAAGGCACAGCTCAACCAGTTGAAGCTGAACCATTCAATTGCACCTCTTGAGAATCCATCACAGATTAAGGCAGCTCGTCGTGATATCGCGCGCATCGAAACAGAACTTCGTCAGAGAGAACTTAATAAATAA
- the rplP gene encoding 50S ribosomal protein L16 has product MLQPKRVKYRRPQDGRGNKGNAHRGTQLAFGSFGIKTLEPKWINSRQIEAARVAVNRYMNRQGQVWIRIFPDKPITRKPADVRMGKGKGDPAGWVAPVTPGRILFEVEGVSFDIAKEALRLAAQKLPVKTKFVVRRDFDKNA; this is encoded by the coding sequence ATGTTACAGCCAAAAAGAGTAAAATATAGAAGACCTCAGGATGGACGCGGCAATAAAGGCAACGCGCACAGAGGTACACAGCTGGCTTTTGGTTCTTTTGGTATCAAGACACTTGAGCCGAAGTGGATTAACAGCCGTCAGATTGAGGCAGCTCGTGTAGCCGTAAACCGCTATATGAACCGTCAGGGTCAGGTCTGGATCCGTATATTCCCTGATAAGCCAATCACTCGTAAACCAGCCGATGTACGTATGGGTAAAGGTAAGGGTGATCCTGCTGGATGGGTGGCACCGGTTACACCGGGTCGTATCCTCTTCGAAGTAGAAGGAGTTTCTTTTGATATTGCTAAAGAGGCTCTCCGCCTTGCAGCACAGAAACTTCCTGTAAAGACAAAGTTTGTTGTTAGACGTGATTTCGATAAAAACGCTTAA
- the rpsC gene encoding 30S ribosomal protein S3, with amino-acid sequence MGQKVNPISNRLGIIRGWDSNWFGGKNFGDNLVEDCKIRKYLNERLAKASVSRIVIERTLKLVTITICTARPGIVIGKGGQDVDKLKEELKKLYKKDIQINIFEVKKPELDANIVANNIARQVEGKISYRRAIKMAVQNTMRAGAEGIKVQITGRLNGAEMARKEMFKEGRTPLHTFRADIDYCATEALTKVGLLGIKVWICRGEVYGKRELTPNFTQEKQNGGRSNGRNGRGNRKRNNNR; translated from the coding sequence ATGGGACAGAAAGTTAATCCAATAAGCAACCGACTTGGTATTATCCGTGGTTGGGATTCAAATTGGTTTGGTGGCAAGAACTTCGGAGACAATCTCGTAGAGGATTGCAAAATCCGTAAGTATCTCAACGAGCGTCTGGCTAAGGCCAGTGTTTCTCGTATCGTCATCGAGCGTACGTTGAAACTCGTCACCATCACTATTTGCACTGCCCGTCCGGGTATCGTCATTGGTAAAGGTGGTCAGGATGTTGACAAACTTAAGGAAGAGTTGAAGAAGCTCTATAAGAAAGACATCCAAATCAATATATTTGAAGTAAAGAAGCCTGAACTCGACGCTAACATCGTGGCCAACAACATCGCTCGCCAGGTGGAGGGTAAGATTTCTTACCGTCGTGCCATCAAGATGGCTGTTCAGAACACGATGCGTGCAGGTGCTGAAGGTATCAAGGTTCAAATTACAGGTCGTCTGAACGGTGCTGAAATGGCCCGTAAGGAAATGTTCAAAGAGGGGCGTACTCCTTTGCATACATTCCGTGCAGACATCGATTACTGTGCAACTGAGGCCCTTACAAAGGTAGGCCTTCTGGGTATTAAAGTATGGATTTGCCGTGGTGAGGTTTACGGTAAGCGTGAACTTACACCTAACTTTACTCAGGAGAAGCAGAATGGTGGCCGTTCTAATGGTCGTAATGGCCGCGGTAATCGTAAGAGAAACAATAACCGTTAA
- the rplV gene encoding 50S ribosomal protein L22 produces MGARKHIAAEKIKEARKNLYFAKLKGVPSSPRKMRYVVDMIRGMEVSRALGVLKFSKKQAAADVEKLLRSAIANWETKNDRKAEDGELYISKVFVDEGVTMKRMRPAPQGRGYRIRKRSNHVTLFVDAKTNDEK; encoded by the coding sequence ATGGGAGCAAGAAAACATATCGCAGCTGAGAAAATTAAGGAAGCTCGCAAAAATCTGTACTTCGCAAAGCTCAAGGGAGTTCCTTCTTCTCCACGCAAGATGCGCTACGTTGTAGACATGATTCGTGGTATGGAAGTTAGTCGTGCCCTCGGAGTACTTAAGTTCTCTAAAAAGCAGGCTGCTGCAGACGTTGAGAAATTACTTCGCTCAGCAATTGCTAACTGGGAGACAAAGAATGACCGCAAAGCTGAAGACGGTGAATTGTATATCAGCAAAGTCTTCGTTGATGAAGGTGTTACAATGAAACGTATGAGACCTGCACCACAGGGTCGTGGTTACAGAATCCGCAAGCGTTCAAATCACGTGACTTTGTTTGTTGATGCCAAAACTAACGACGAAAAATAA
- the rpsS gene encoding 30S ribosomal protein S19, giving the protein MSRSLKKGPYINVSLEKKILAMNESGKSSVVKTWARASMISPDFVGHTVAVHNGNKFIPVYITENMVGHKLGEFAPTRRFGGHSGNNKK; this is encoded by the coding sequence ATGAGTCGTTCATTAAAAAAAGGTCCATATATCAACGTATCGCTCGAGAAGAAGATTCTCGCTATGAACGAGAGTGGTAAGTCGAGTGTAGTGAAGACTTGGGCCAGAGCATCAATGATTTCCCCTGATTTTGTGGGACACACTGTTGCAGTTCATAACGGAAACAAATTTATCCCTGTCTACATTACTGAGAATATGGTTGGTCACAAGCTCGGAGAGTTTGCACCTACACGCCGTTTCGGTGGTCACTCTGGTAATAACAAGAAGTAA
- the rplB gene encoding 50S ribosomal protein L2 translates to MAVRKLNPVTPGQRHKVIGTFEDITASVPEKSLVYGKRSTGGRNNTGKMTVRYIGGGHKQKYRLIDFKREKDGVPAVVKTIEYDPNRSARIALLFYADGEKRYIIAPNGLQVGATLMSGAEAAPEIGNALPLANIPVGTVIHNIELRPGQGALLVRSAGNFAQLTSREGSYCVIKLPSGETRQILSACKATVGSVGNSDHALEQSGKAGRSRWLGRRPHNRGVVMNPVDHPMGGGEGRQSGGHPRSRKGLYAKGLKTRAPKKLSNKYIIERANKK, encoded by the coding sequence ATGGCAGTACGTAAATTAAACCCGGTTACACCGGGACAAAGACACAAGGTTATTGGCACGTTCGAGGATATTACTGCATCCGTGCCAGAGAAGTCTCTCGTTTACGGCAAACGTTCTACCGGTGGTCGAAACAACACCGGTAAAATGACCGTTCGCTACATTGGCGGTGGCCATAAGCAGAAGTATCGTTTGATAGACTTCAAGCGAGAGAAAGATGGTGTTCCAGCTGTAGTAAAGACAATCGAGTATGATCCTAACAGATCTGCTCGCATTGCACTTTTGTTCTACGCTGATGGTGAAAAACGTTACATTATTGCTCCTAACGGACTGCAGGTAGGTGCTACACTGATGTCTGGTGCAGAGGCTGCTCCTGAAATCGGTAATGCTCTTCCACTTGCAAACATTCCTGTCGGTACGGTAATTCATAACATTGAATTGCGTCCGGGGCAGGGTGCTTTGCTTGTTCGTTCGGCTGGTAACTTTGCTCAGTTGACTTCTCGTGAGGGCAGTTATTGTGTTATTAAGCTCCCTTCTGGTGAAACCCGCCAGATTTTGAGTGCTTGTAAAGCTACAGTAGGTAGTGTTGGTAACTCTGATCATGCATTGGAGCAGTCTGGTAAGGCTGGTCGCTCTCGCTGGTTGGGTCGTCGCCCACACAACCGTGGTGTTGTTATGAACCCTGTTGATCACCCGATGGGTGGTGGTGAAGGTCGTCAGAGTGGTGGACATCCACGTTCTCGTAAGGGTCTTTACGCTAAGGGTCTTAAGACTCGTGCACCTAAGAAGCTTTCAAACAAGTATATTATCGAAAGAGCTAACAAAAAATAA
- the rplW gene encoding 50S ribosomal protein L23, translating to MAFIIKPLVTEKQTKITEKNPSRYGFIVRPEANKLQIKKEVEALYNVTVVDVNTLRYAGKRSSRYTKAGLIKGQKNAFKKAIVTVKDGDTIDFYSNI from the coding sequence ATGGCATTTATCATTAAACCATTGGTTACTGAGAAGCAAACCAAGATTACTGAGAAGAACCCAAGTCGGTATGGCTTTATCGTTCGTCCAGAGGCTAATAAACTCCAAATTAAGAAGGAAGTCGAGGCCCTATATAATGTTACAGTAGTTGATGTGAATACACTTCGCTATGCCGGTAAGCGTTCAAGCCGTTATACAAAGGCTGGTCTCATTAAAGGTCAGAAGAATGCGTTCAAGAAGGCAATCGTCACTGTAAAGGATGGCGACACAATTGATTTTTACAGCAATATTTAA
- the rplD gene encoding 50S ribosomal protein L4, with protein sequence MEVSVLNINGQETGRKVNLNEAIFGIEPNDHVLYLDVKQYLAAQRQGTAKTKERSELSGSTRKLGRQKGGGGARRGDINSPVLVGGARVFGPKPRNYDFKLNKKVKVLARKSALSYKAQDNAVVVVEDINFEAPKTKEFVNFTKNIKVEGKKTLVLLPEVNKNVYLSARNIQGAEVMTATSLNSYKVLNADVVVIAESALKAIDGILNK encoded by the coding sequence ATGGAAGTTAGCGTTTTAAATATCAACGGTCAGGAGACCGGAAGAAAGGTAAACCTCAATGAGGCTATCTTCGGAATTGAGCCTAACGATCACGTGCTTTATCTTGATGTTAAACAGTATCTTGCAGCACAGCGTCAAGGTACTGCAAAAACAAAGGAAAGAAGCGAACTGAGTGGTTCTACTCGCAAACTTGGTCGCCAAAAAGGTGGCGGTGGTGCACGTCGAGGTGATATCAACTCCCCTGTATTGGTAGGTGGTGCTCGTGTATTTGGTCCTAAACCACGTAATTATGACTTCAAATTGAATAAAAAAGTAAAAGTTCTTGCTCGTAAATCAGCTCTCTCCTACAAAGCTCAAGATAATGCTGTTGTTGTAGTGGAAGACATTAATTTCGAGGCTCCTAAGACTAAAGAATTTGTAAATTTTACAAAAAATATTAAAGTCGAAGGTAAGAAGACACTTGTTCTTTTGCCAGAAGTAAATAAAAACGTATATTTGTCCGCTCGTAATATTCAGGGTGCAGAAGTGATGACAGCAACATCGCTCAATTCGTATAAAGTTTTGAATGCAGATGTTGTTGTAATTGCTGAAAGTGCGCTTAAGGCTATTGACGGAATCTTAAACAAGTAA
- the rplC gene encoding 50S ribosomal protein L3: MPGLIGKKIGMTSVFSADGKNVPCTVIEAGPCVVTQVKTEEKDGYKALQLGFEEAKENRTSKPMMGTFKKAGTTPKKHLAEFKFDEEHNLGDTITVELFADAKFVDIVGTSKGKGFQGVVKRHGFGGVGQSTHGQDDRARKPGSIGACSYPAKVFKGMRMAGQMGGDRVTTQNLQVLKVIPEHNLLLVKGSVAGCNGSTVLIKK, from the coding sequence ATGCCAGGATTAATTGGAAAAAAAATCGGAATGACATCCGTTTTCAGTGCCGACGGTAAGAATGTACCGTGCACTGTTATCGAAGCAGGTCCTTGTGTTGTAACCCAAGTAAAGACAGAAGAAAAAGATGGTTACAAAGCACTTCAGTTGGGTTTCGAGGAGGCAAAGGAAAATCGTACTTCCAAGCCAATGATGGGAACCTTCAAGAAGGCAGGCACAACACCAAAGAAGCACTTGGCCGAGTTCAAGTTCGATGAGGAGCATAACCTCGGTGATACAATTACTGTTGAACTTTTCGCTGACGCTAAATTTGTAGATATTGTAGGTACTTCTAAAGGTAAAGGTTTCCAGGGTGTTGTTAAGCGCCATGGTTTCGGTGGTGTAGGTCAGAGTACTCACGGTCAGGATGACCGAGCTCGTAAGCCGGGTTCTATCGGTGCTTGTTCTTATCCAGCAAAGGTCTTCAAAGGCATGCGTATGGCTGGTCAGATGGGTGGTGATCGCGTTACTACTCAGAATCTCCAAGTGTTAAAGGTAATTCCAGAGCATAATCTCCTTCTTGTAAAGGGATCTGTTGCTGGATGTAATGGTTCAACCGTATTAATCAAAAAGTAA
- the rpsJ gene encoding 30S ribosomal protein S10 translates to MSQKIRIKLKSYDHMLVDKSAEKIVKAVKATGAIVSGPIPLPTHKRIYTVNRSTFVNKKAREQFQLSDFKRLIDIYSSTAKTVDALMKLELPSGVEVEIKV, encoded by the coding sequence ATGAGTCAGAAAATCAGAATTAAGCTGAAATCTTACGACCATATGCTGGTTGACAAGTCAGCTGAGAAAATCGTGAAGGCTGTAAAAGCTACGGGTGCTATTGTCAGTGGCCCTATCCCATTGCCAACGCACAAGCGTATCTACACCGTGAACCGTTCAACTTTCGTTAACAAGAAAGCACGTGAACAGTTCCAATTGTCAGACTTCAAGCGTCTTATTGACATCTATAGTTCTACAGCAAAGACTGTTGATGCGCTGATGAAACTTGAGTTGCCATCAGGAGTAGAGGTTGAGATTAAAGTCTAA